The genomic region GGATTTATAAGGGCTTTTATGGTTTTAGCGCGGTCTCCAGCAGAGATCCCCGTAGTTACCCCGTAACCCCTAAGGTCTACAGAAACCGTAAATGCGGTTTCCATAGGGTCGGTATTATTACCAACCATGGGGTGAAGTTCTAGATCTTTACATCTTTTTTCGGTAAGCGGAGTACAAATCAATCCACGCCCGTATTTGGCCATAAAATTAATCATCTCCGGAGTCACCTTATCTGCAGCGGCTACAAAATCCCCTTCATTTTCTCTGTTCTCATCGTCGACAACTATAATTACTTTTCCTTTACGGATGTCGTTAATAGCTTCTTCAATGGTATTTAATTTAATATCTGATGTAGACATTAGTGTATCGGTATTCATTGCAAATTTTTATCAAAGATACTTATTTTGGAGCATCTGACTTCTTTTTCTTCAAGAAACTGAAAACCCCTTTAATCTTGGCAAGACTATTTCCGATATCGAAAACAGCTTTATCTGCCGTGGCCCGCCGAGTTAGAAAAATACCCAGCGGCAACATAATAGCGGTAGAAATCCACGCACCAATTACTGGGGGAAGGCTCCCGTCTTCAGCATAATTTTTTGTAAATATCCCAATAAAGTGATAGGTTAAAAACAGACCGATAGCCAATACCATAGGTAAACCGAGCCCTCCCTTTCTAATAATGGCACCTAAGGGAGCACCTACGAAAAAGAGTATAAAACAAGCAAAAGCCAAGGCATATTTTTGATGTTTGGACAAAATATGGTGATTGTACAATTTTGTTCTTCGGTTTAAATCCCATTTCTTGCCTTCTAAAGTAGATTTCGTGTTTTTTACCGTATTAAGTGCCATATCTACCAATTGGGTTCTTCTGTAATCCTCTGTAATGGTAATAATGCTATCGATATTGGTTTTTATCAAGCTTTTTATTTCTTCTTTGCTCTTTTCGGGTTTTTGCTTTTTATTTGAAGACGTCTTTTTAGGTCGCTTCGTGTTTTCCCGTAATTTTAAGCTGGCAGCTCCTGTTCTCTTATAAACGTTTTCACCAAAATTGGTAAAAATCTTTTCGTTATCCTTTTTTAAAGAATCTATCGCATAATCCAATTCGGAGACATTAAGCATTTTAAAGGTATTTTTAACCTTTTCTTCTTCTAGGTCTACATTGTTAAGATTGCTTAAATCCATAAATATGGTATATGTATCGAAATAAGCTTTTGCAAAAGGATAGTTGTCCCTTTTATCACGGCTTTCTGCTTTTAGATCTTGATAGAAATTCCCGTCCTTTAAAACCAATTGAAGAATATTGGAGTTTTCGTTGCTCACCAGTTCACCGTCTACCGATTTTATGACTTTATCGTTGATTCCTCCATCGGTAAGTTGATGGATTATGACATTATCCAACAATCGGTCGTCTTCACCATGTTTTTTGTCAACCTTCATACTAAAATCTTCACCTACTGTACTAAAGGCACCTTCAGAAATAGCCATTGCAGGCTTCATTTGTGCAATATTCCTACGCAGGTTGTACGATTTGTATTCCGCAGCCGGAATTACATTATTGGCAAAGAAAAATGTTCCGATACTTAAAAAGGTAATAAATATGATAAGGCCTCTCATGGCACGGTAAAGCGATATTCCCGAAGCTTTCATGGCGGCAAACTCGTAATTTTCTGCCAACGCCCCAAAAGTCATTATAGAAGCCAATAAAACCGTTAATGGCAGAACATTGGGGATAAGGTTAGGGGAGTAGTAAAAAAGAAACTTCCCAACAATAACCAAATCGATATCTTTCCCGGCAAATTCGTCTATAAAAAACCAAATTGCCTGAAAAATAAAGATGAACATCAAGATCACAAAGGAACTGATGAAGTTATACAAAAACCTTGAAAGGATATATCTATCTAAAATCTTCAATGGGCACTCTTAATTTTTAATGATGTAATAACCTAAATCTTCGTATTTAGCTTTATTAAAGGTAAATAGCGACTTAGAAATGGGTTCGTTCGTTTTAAAAGAATTAACGGTTATGGTGGTTTTTGTACCATTTGCGCCCACTTCAATTAAATTATAAATGTGCTTGGTTTGTGCATCTATTCCCAACAATATTTGTTTTATTTCTGAATTGCTGTCAATGGGAGTTAATTCTACATATTGAATATTTCTACCTTTCACGTTTTGTAAAACGTCCCATTTATAATTGTAGCCTTTTTTATAAAAAGTAAGCATTTTTGAAGGAGTAATGGTCCCTTCCTCGGCATTGTCTTCATTACTTTCTATAACCACTTCTTCATTTTCAGGAATTACGGTATATGTTTTACTGCCGTCGAAAATCTTGGTAGCCCCTAAGTAATTAAATACATATTTATCCCCTTGGATGGTAACATCTCCTTTCGTTTCCTGGTGAATGTTCTCGGCGGAATTGTCGAGCGCATATTTAAATTCAATAAAGATATTGTCGTAACCTTTTACTTTATTATACACTTCATCCAACAGGGCTTTTGCTTTTGCATCGCTTTGCGCTGTTGCCGTAAAAGATGATAAAATTATGGCGAATAGTACTAATATGTTTTTCATTATATGATGATTGTTTATGTATTTGTATTCTACTTATTCATTACTCAATAACTGATCCAAAGCAGCCATATCTGTAACTAAAACCTGTCTTGCTTTACTTCCTTCAAACGGACCAACAATACCGGCTGCTTCTAATTGATCTATTATTCTTCCTGCCCGATTATATCCCAGTTTTAGCTTACGCTGAAGTAGGGATGCAGAACCTTGCTGCGCTATAACAATTACTTCGGCAGCTTCCCTAAATAAGGCGTCTCTTTCCGATATATCTATATCAACACCTGTGCCAGAGTCTTCCCCGACGTATTCTGGCAGTAAATGTGCATCCGGATAGGCTCTTTGTCCGCCAATGTAATCGGTTATTTTTTCCACTTCCGGAGTATCCACAAAGGCACATTGAAGTCTTGTAAGATCGTTTCCTTGTGTATAAAGCATATCCCCACGGCCAATTAATTGATCGGCACCGGGAGAATCTAAAATGGTTCTAGAGTCTATTTTAGAAGTTACCCTAAAGGCTACCCTTGCTGGGAAATTGGCTTTAATAATACCCGTAATTACATTTACAGACGGCCTCTGGGTGGCGATAATTAAATGAATTCCAATTGCCCGGGCCAACTGTGCCAATCTGGCAATAGGTGTTTCCACTTCCTTTCCAGCCGTCATTATTAAATCGGCAAATTCGTCTATCACCAATACAATGTATGGGAGGAATTGGTGTCCGTCATTCGGATTTAATTTTCTAGCTTTAAACTTTGTATTGTACTCTTTAATGTTACGAACCAGAGCGTTTTTAAGCAGCTCGTAGCGGTTGTCCATTTCTATACAAAGGGAATTTAATGTATTTATAACCTTGGTATTATCTGTGATAATCGCCTCTTCGCTATCGGGTAATTTTGCTAAAAAATGACGTTCAATTTTATTGAATAGGGTAAGCTCCACTTTTTTAGGGTCCACCAATACAAATTTAACCTCAGCAGGATGCTTTTTGTATAATAATGAGGTTAGAATAGCATTAAGCCCTACTGATTTACCTTGCCCAGTGGCACCCGCCATTAACAAGTGGGGCATTTTAGCAAGATCTACCACAAAAGTTTCATTACTAATATTTTTACCAAAGGCAATTGGTAACTCCATTTCTGCAGCTTGAAATTTCTTTGAAGCAATTACGGAACGCATGGAAACAATTGTTGCATTTTTATTAGGTACTTCTATACCAATAGTTCCTTTTCCGGGAATAGGTGCAATAATCCTAATCCCCAATGCCGCAAGGGATAAAGCAATATCATCTTCTAGGTTTTTGATTTTTGAGATTCTAACCCCGGCAGCAGGTACAATTTCGTAAAGAGTAACTGTTGGACCAATGGTAGCCTTAATTTGGGAAATCTCTATTTTGTAGTTTTTAAGGGTATCTACAATTTTATTTTTATTTTCTTCGAGCTCCTCTTGGTTTATGGTAATACTGCCCGCGCCGTAATCGTTTAAAAGTTCCAATGTTGGAAATTTATAATTGCTCAGTGCTAGCTTAGGATCGAATTCCCCAAAATCTTTTACAAGTTTTTCTGAAAGGTTATCAGTTTCCTCTTTTTCTTCTTCCACAGTTTCCACTTCCATTTGAAGCTCACTATTTTCATCTGCAATGGTTTCCCGCTTTATAGTGCTAATGGGTTGTTTTTCTTCTTCGTCTTCTGCTATTTTAACTTCAAAAGAGTTTTCAATATCAACATCCGAAGTGGTGTCAACATTAGAATCGTGAATATTTGCTGTTTCTGCAGTTTCCTTTTTTGTGGTAATTTCAGATCCGCTTTCTTCCTGTGGTTCTTCTTTTTCTGCTTTCGATTTATTGGTTTTAAAAGCCGCTTTAAACTCTTCTTGGGTGGTATGGAATAAAGATCCGATTTTTTGTGGTGTAACTCCCAGCCGTATCACGGCATAAGTGATGAAAATGAATAAAAGCAACAATGCCAGTCCGATTTTACCAATATAAGCACGTAAGAAATCATTCATTTCGAAACCTACCACACCACCGAGCAAAGGGGCGCTCTCTGAAAAGAATCCGAAGAAAATGGCTAGCCATACACTTACTATAATCCCCCAAAACCACCTATTGGCCAGTTCTTTTAAACTGTAATTTAGAAAAAGATAGAATCCAGTTTGAAAAAGAAGAATTGGAAATATGAATGCTGCAATTCCAAATCCTTTATAAATAAAAATGTGACTCACGGAAGCGCCAAATTTATTGAGCCAATTTTTGGCTTCTGCCTGGCGGTTTCCAAATTCCTTTAATAAACTTTGATCTTCTTGCCAAGTGGAGAAGAATGAGATAAAAGCTACAAAACAAGCAATGCTGATCAGCATTAACAAACTTCCAAAAATTATTTTTTGTTGATTGGAAATCTTAAAAGATGGAATTTTTTTAGTGGAAGTTTTTTTACTTGTTTTCGTCTTTTTTTTGGGCATTGGCTAGATTGTGTTTAGTCGCAAAAATACAAATTACAAACGTATAGTTTCGCTTTATATTTTCAAAATATTTTAGGAATGTAGATAATACAACCAACTATAATCGCTGCAATGGCTGCAATACATACCGCCCCTGCAGAAATATCTTTTATAAAACCAATTTTGCTGTGATGTGCTGGGTGGACAAAATCTGCGATCTTTTCCACAGCAGTATTTACACCTTCAATGCTCATAACTAGAGCGATGGTAAGTATTTGCAATATCCATTCTGTAGGGGAGAGGTGGTAATAAAAACCAGCTATCGTTACCGCTACGGCAATGGCTATTTGTATTTGTATGCTTGCTTCGGTTTTCAATAAAAGGTATACCCCCTTAAGAGCATACCCAATACTGAAAAATCTATTTTTAAGGAAATTCATTAAGCTTTTAAGGCCTTTAGGGCTTCTTTGTAGTTTGGTTCGTCTACAATTTCAGCCACTTGTTCGGTGTGGATAACTTTTCCTTCTTCATCTAAAACAATTACCACCCTGCTGAGCAATCCTTCCAGCGGTCCATCTGTAAAGTCCAGTCCATATTTTTCACCAAAACTATGGTTCCTAAAATCTGATAATGATACTACGTTTTCCAAGCCTTCTGCTCCGCAAAATCTTGCCATTGCAAATGGTAAATCCCTAGAAATACAAAGAACTTTGGTGTTTTCTAAAGACGATACTTCTTCATTGAATTTGCGCACGCTGGCCGCACAGGTACCGGTGTCTACACTTGGGAAAATATTTAAAACTACTCTTGTCCCTTTAAAATCTGCTAAGGATGCAGTAGATAAATCAGTTTTAACCAATGAAAAATCTGGAGCTTTTGTTCCTGTTTGTGGAAGCTCTCCCGATGTATGTACGTTATTTCCTTTTAATGTAACTGTTGCCATGATAATTATAGCTTTTTAAAATTTGTTAATTTAATTAAAGGTATTAATAATTGGGGATATAAAAACAAAAAAGCCACCTTTTCAGGTAGCTTTTAAGTACTTTTTCTAATTTTTTCCCATCCAGGTTTAAAGGTCTATTTATCTATAGAACCTAGTACCCGTTTCATAAAAGCATTTACTGCTTCTTTTTGGCTCATACCGTCTTCTTTAATCATTTTATTGACTTCCAAGGCACCGTACATATTGGAAATTAATTCACCAATAACATCCAATTCCTCGTCTTTTAAAGAAGGAACTTCTGTAATGGCTTCCAATGTTTCGATGGCCTCTACAACGTAATCCTCATCATTCGCTTCAATAAAGCTCGAAAGTTGTTTAATTACTGGAAGCTTCATCAATAAAAGATTTTAAAACGTCTGTTTTATTCGTCTGAATTTGGTTGATAACCTCGCCATTTTTAAAAGCTGCGAATGTAGGCAAATTGTCTACTTGAGCCAGCTTTCTTGATTCAGGATATTTCTCGGCATCCACAATAACAAAAGTTGCATTATCTGCTTCCTGAGAAAACTTCTTGAATTTTGGCTTCATAATGCGGCAATTACCGCACCATCCGGCAGAATACTGTACAAAGACAGTGTCATTTTCTGCAACCAATTCAGCTAAATTATCTTTTTCTAATTCTACTAACATCTTCTTCTTAGTTTGAGCTTAAGTATGCTGCAACTCCTTTTCTATCGGCATTCATTGCCTCTTTACCTTCTTCCCAATTTGCAGGACAAACCTCACCATTTTTCTGTACGTGAGCATATGCATCAATTAAACGTAAATACTCATTTACATTTCTACCCACTGGCATATCGTTTACACTTTCGTGAAATACTTTACCATCTTCATCGATAAGGAAAGTAGCTCTAAAAGTTACGTTATCCCCTTCGTAAACATAAGAATCTGTTTCCTCATTGTATGTTTCAGAAGAAAGATCTAAAATACGTAGCATATTGGCCAAATTTCTATTGCTATCTGCCAAAAGCGGATAAGTAACACCTTCGATACCACCATTGTCTTTTGCAGTATTTAACCATGCAAAGTGAACTTCAGGAGTATCGCAAGAAGCACCGATCACTAAAGTGTTTCTTTTTTCAAATTCTGCCAAAGCAGATTGGAATGCATGCAATTCAGTTGGACATACGAATGTAAAATCTTTTGGGTACCAGAAAAGAATGACTTTTTTCTTATTCTTTACTGCTTCTTCCAACACATTTACTTTAAATGTATCTCCCATTTCATTCATAGCGTCTACTGCTATATTTGGAAATTTTTTTCCTACTAATGCCATATCTATTAACTTTTAATGTTTATTAAATTTCTAGTACAAATTTAAGAAGGAACGGAGAGGAAGCAATAGATTTTAAATTATATTAACTTATGAAAGAATAAGTAATAACAATACCTGTGATGAATTTCAAGAGGTATTATGAATAGTTTAAAGTAGAGGTCTCAAAAATGCAATATCCTTAAAAAAATAAATATAATATTGCGATATTATTTTTTATCTGTTAATTGCCTGATTTTAATATTGAAGGCAGCATACAGCAATGTAACAAACGGACTCAAATAATTAAAGAAAGCGTACCCAATATAAGCCGTAGTATCCACGCCCAGAACACCGCTCTGATAAGCTCCACAGGTATTCCAGGGAACCAATACAGAGGTTACGGTTCCTGAGTCTTCCAACGTCCTACTCAAATTCTCTGGAGCTAGTCCCTTATCTTTATAAGCCTTGGCGTACATTTTGCCCGGTACTACAATCGCCAAGTACTGGTCGGATGCGGTTACGTTAAGTGCCAAGCAGCTGGCTACGGTACTCGCAAAAAGTCCAAATACAGAATCGAAAGCCGTAAGTAAAGCCCGGCTAATTCTGGCGAGGGCGCCAATAGCATCCATGATCCCACCAAAAACCATTGCGCATAAAATCAACCAAATTGTTCCCAGCATGCCGGCCATTCC from Galbibacter sp. BG1 harbors:
- a CDS encoding LptF/LptG family permease, which codes for MKILDRYILSRFLYNFISSFVILMFIFIFQAIWFFIDEFAGKDIDLVIVGKFLFYYSPNLIPNVLPLTVLLASIMTFGALAENYEFAAMKASGISLYRAMRGLIIFITFLSIGTFFFANNVIPAAEYKSYNLRRNIAQMKPAMAISEGAFSTVGEDFSMKVDKKHGEDDRLLDNVIIHQLTDGGINDKVIKSVDGELVSNENSNILQLVLKDGNFYQDLKAESRDKRDNYPFAKAYFDTYTIFMDLSNLNNVDLEEEKVKNTFKMLNVSELDYAIDSLKKDNEKIFTNFGENVYKRTGAASLKLRENTKRPKKTSSNKKQKPEKSKEEIKSLIKTNIDSIITITEDYRRTQLVDMALNTVKNTKSTLEGKKWDLNRRTKLYNHHILSKHQKYALAFACFILFFVGAPLGAIIRKGGLGLPMVLAIGLFLTYHFIGIFTKNYAEDGSLPPVIGAWISTAIMLPLGIFLTRRATADKAVFDIGNSLAKIKGVFSFLKKKKSDAPK
- a CDS encoding LolA family protein — protein: MKNILVLFAIILSSFTATAQSDAKAKALLDEVYNKVKGYDNIFIEFKYALDNSAENIHQETKGDVTIQGDKYVFNYLGATKIFDGSKTYTVIPENEEVVIESNEDNAEEGTITPSKMLTFYKKGYNYKWDVLQNVKGRNIQYVELTPIDSNSEIKQILLGIDAQTKHIYNLIEVGANGTKTTITVNSFKTNEPISKSLFTFNKAKYEDLGYYIIKN
- a CDS encoding DNA translocase FtsK; amino-acid sequence: MPKKKTKTSKKTSTKKIPSFKISNQQKIIFGSLLMLISIACFVAFISFFSTWQEDQSLLKEFGNRQAEAKNWLNKFGASVSHIFIYKGFGIAAFIFPILLFQTGFYLFLNYSLKELANRWFWGIIVSVWLAIFFGFFSESAPLLGGVVGFEMNDFLRAYIGKIGLALLLLFIFITYAVIRLGVTPQKIGSLFHTTQEEFKAAFKTNKSKAEKEEPQEESGSEITTKKETAETANIHDSNVDTTSDVDIENSFEVKIAEDEEEKQPISTIKRETIADENSELQMEVETVEEEKEETDNLSEKLVKDFGEFDPKLALSNYKFPTLELLNDYGAGSITINQEELEENKNKIVDTLKNYKIEISQIKATIGPTVTLYEIVPAAGVRISKIKNLEDDIALSLAALGIRIIAPIPGKGTIGIEVPNKNATIVSMRSVIASKKFQAAEMELPIAFGKNISNETFVVDLAKMPHLLMAGATGQGKSVGLNAILTSLLYKKHPAEVKFVLVDPKKVELTLFNKIERHFLAKLPDSEEAIITDNTKVINTLNSLCIEMDNRYELLKNALVRNIKEYNTKFKARKLNPNDGHQFLPYIVLVIDEFADLIMTAGKEVETPIARLAQLARAIGIHLIIATQRPSVNVITGIIKANFPARVAFRVTSKIDSRTILDSPGADQLIGRGDMLYTQGNDLTRLQCAFVDTPEVEKITDYIGGQRAYPDAHLLPEYVGEDSGTGVDIDISERDALFREAAEVIVIAQQGSASLLQRKLKLGYNRAGRIIDQLEAAGIVGPFEGSKARQVLVTDMAALDQLLSNE
- a CDS encoding diacylglycerol kinase family protein, whose translation is MNFLKNRFFSIGYALKGVYLLLKTEASIQIQIAIAVAVTIAGFYYHLSPTEWILQILTIALVMSIEGVNTAVEKIADFVHPAHHSKIGFIKDISAGAVCIAAIAAIIVGCIIYIPKIF
- the tpx gene encoding thiol peroxidase, which encodes MATVTLKGNNVHTSGELPQTGTKAPDFSLVKTDLSTASLADFKGTRVVLNIFPSVDTGTCAASVRKFNEEVSSLENTKVLCISRDLPFAMARFCGAEGLENVVSLSDFRNHSFGEKYGLDFTDGPLEGLLSRVVIVLDEEGKVIHTEQVAEIVDEPNYKEALKALKA
- a CDS encoding DUF6952 family protein; translated protein: MKLPVIKQLSSFIEANDEDYVVEAIETLEAITEVPSLKDEELDVIGELISNMYGALEVNKMIKEDGMSQKEAVNAFMKRVLGSIDK
- a CDS encoding thioredoxin family protein; its protein translation is MLVELEKDNLAELVAENDTVFVQYSAGWCGNCRIMKPKFKKFSQEADNATFVIVDAEKYPESRKLAQVDNLPTFAAFKNGEVINQIQTNKTDVLKSFIDEASSN
- a CDS encoding peroxiredoxin, whose amino-acid sequence is MALVGKKFPNIAVDAMNEMGDTFKVNVLEEAVKNKKKVILFWYPKDFTFVCPTELHAFQSALAEFEKRNTLVIGASCDTPEVHFAWLNTAKDNGGIEGVTYPLLADSNRNLANMLRILDLSSETYNEETDSYVYEGDNVTFRATFLIDEDGKVFHESVNDMPVGRNVNEYLRLIDAYAHVQKNGEVCPANWEEGKEAMNADRKGVAAYLSSN